In Flavobacterium sp. CS20, a single window of DNA contains:
- the ybeY gene encoding rRNA maturation RNase YbeY has protein sequence MKAQINFNHLEKFNLALDIEVKNWLSDFIYKKDFVYTEINYNFYTDDELLKINNTHLNHNFYTDIITFDNTIQNAISADIAISIDRVKENANRNNVDFETELKRVMVHGILHCMGYNDKDEKQKQIMRSEEEKALNMFHVEHKKS, from the coding sequence ATGAAAGCACAAATCAACTTTAATCATTTAGAAAAATTCAATCTCGCTTTAGATATTGAGGTTAAAAATTGGCTTTCAGATTTTATTTATAAAAAAGATTTTGTATATACTGAAATCAACTACAACTTTTATACTGATGATGAGTTGTTAAAAATCAATAATACCCATTTAAATCATAATTTTTATACAGATATCATCACTTTTGATAATACCATACAAAATGCCATATCAGCAGATATCGCCATCAGTATAGATAGAGTAAAAGAAAATGCAAATCGAAACAATGTAGATTTTGAAACCGAACTCAAACGTGTGATGGTTCACGGTATTTTACATTGTATGGGTTATAATGATAAAGACGAGAAACAAAAACAGATAATGCGTTCAGAAGAAGAAAAAGCACTTAATATGTTCCACGTGGAACATAAAAAATCTTGA